From Streptomyces asiaticus, one genomic window encodes:
- the pdxA gene encoding 4-hydroxythreonine-4-phosphate dehydrogenase PdxA, with protein sequence MNPSPHLAPTGAAGADTDPAPLPLIAVTMGDGTGIGPEVVVPALLDPDTLRRCRPVVIGDAERLRQAARLRDIACEVVTVAAPGEAAFTPGRINVIDLGLLPADLPWGELSPVAGDAAYQYIRTAAELAMNGEAQGICTAPLNKKALHAGGHVFPGHTELLAHLTGVEEVSMMLATPTVKVIHVTTHIGLIDAVKKIEPGLVERTVRRGHEAMVRAGTPEPVIGVCGINPHAGENGLFGYGEEEEKIVPALEVLRADGIDARGPLPADTAFFLAGRGDYDLIVAMYHDQGHGPVKVLGLEAGVNLTVGLPVIRTSVDHGTAFDIAGTGVADAGSMIEALRQAAEMSPSPAR encoded by the coding sequence ATGAACCCCTCCCCCCACCTCGCCCCCACCGGGGCCGCTGGTGCGGACACCGATCCCGCCCCGCTTCCGCTGATCGCGGTCACCATGGGCGACGGCACCGGCATCGGACCCGAGGTGGTCGTCCCCGCGCTGCTCGACCCGGACACCCTGCGGCGCTGCCGGCCGGTGGTCATCGGGGACGCGGAGCGGCTGCGGCAGGCCGCCCGGCTGCGCGACATCGCGTGCGAGGTCGTCACCGTGGCCGCGCCCGGCGAGGCGGCGTTCACCCCGGGCCGGATCAACGTCATCGACCTCGGGCTGCTCCCCGCCGATCTGCCCTGGGGCGAGCTCTCGCCGGTGGCCGGGGACGCGGCGTACCAGTACATACGGACCGCCGCCGAACTCGCCATGAACGGTGAGGCGCAGGGCATCTGCACCGCCCCGCTCAACAAGAAGGCGCTGCACGCGGGCGGCCATGTCTTCCCCGGCCACACCGAGCTGCTGGCCCATCTCACCGGGGTCGAGGAGGTGTCGATGATGCTGGCCACCCCCACGGTGAAGGTCATCCACGTCACCACCCACATCGGGCTCATCGACGCGGTCAAGAAGATCGAGCCCGGTCTGGTCGAGCGCACCGTGCGCCGCGGCCATGAGGCGATGGTCCGCGCCGGCACCCCCGAACCGGTCATCGGGGTGTGCGGGATCAATCCGCACGCCGGTGAGAACGGCCTGTTCGGCTACGGCGAGGAGGAGGAGAAGATCGTGCCCGCGCTGGAGGTACTGCGCGCGGACGGCATCGACGCCCGCGGCCCGCTCCCCGCCGACACCGCCTTCTTCCTGGCCGGGCGCGGGGACTACGACCTGATCGTGGCGATGTACCACGACCAGGGGCACGGCCCGGTCAAGGTGCTGGGCCTGGAGGCCGGGGTCAATCTGACCGTCGGACTGCCGGTCATCCGCACCTCCGTCGACCACGGCACCGCCTTCGACATCGCGGGTACCGGTGTGGCCGACGCCGGTAGCATGATCGAGGCGCTGCGGCAGGCCGCCGAGATGTCGCCGTCCCCCGCCCGCTGA
- a CDS encoding ABC transporter substrate-binding protein encodes MTRIPYAPALSRRSVLRLGAGASAGIALAPLTGCAGPTGAPGPGAISLGLNRSLVSLDNKLNQFDAAVTVQRAVRQALTRIGKGLRPELVLADRFEMTEPTAWTVRLREGVRYSDGTPVTVKDVSTALKMYAGVNGSFIVGLFPELPTVEPVDGRTFRLHTKRPVPILDQLMANILISPAAGNRPEELSGGAGSGPYVVTSANSGTGEYTLAVNHRYWGRRPTVDRVRVRFVPEESSRVVAVRSGELDVIDTITPDSAEQLKGLPGVRLDRTSGTRVNQLFFNFRKPRGHPLADARVREALSYAIDGEALVRDVLTDSAQQAEGVVPLALKGAVRTGRYVHDPGEARKRLAALGASDLKVKIIWESGEFPADTSVMEAVLEMLRGVGVRAGLQQFEPGGDIQQWRQGRRGDWDVLGNGFSVPTGHASTSLQGMYGGTPEKERSRDTYQGYVFPRIATRLADASAETDEKTRNERLAAVQRQIWDTRPCLWAFVPDVVLARRTRVRDVGLLQLNSYDLAAVRLEG; translated from the coding sequence ATGACCCGTATCCCCTACGCTCCGGCCCTCAGCCGCCGGTCCGTGCTGCGCCTCGGAGCAGGCGCCTCAGCAGGTATCGCCCTCGCCCCGCTCACCGGATGCGCGGGCCCCACCGGCGCCCCCGGGCCCGGCGCCATCAGTCTCGGGCTGAACCGCTCGCTGGTCAGCCTGGACAACAAGCTCAACCAGTTCGACGCGGCGGTCACCGTGCAGCGCGCGGTGCGCCAGGCGCTGACCCGGATCGGCAAGGGGCTCCGCCCCGAACTCGTGCTCGCCGACCGCTTCGAGATGACCGAGCCCACCGCCTGGACGGTGCGGCTGCGCGAGGGGGTCCGCTACTCCGACGGAACTCCGGTCACCGTCAAGGACGTCTCGACCGCGCTGAAGATGTACGCGGGCGTCAACGGCTCGTTCATCGTCGGCCTCTTCCCCGAGCTGCCCACCGTCGAGCCGGTCGACGGGCGCACCTTCCGGCTGCACACCAAGCGCCCGGTCCCCATCCTCGACCAGCTGATGGCCAACATCCTGATCAGCCCGGCCGCCGGGAACCGGCCCGAGGAGCTGTCCGGCGGGGCGGGCTCCGGCCCGTACGTGGTCACCTCGGCCAACTCCGGGACCGGCGAGTACACCCTCGCCGTCAACCACCGGTACTGGGGCCGCCGCCCCACCGTGGACCGGGTCCGGGTGCGCTTCGTGCCCGAGGAGTCCAGCCGTGTCGTCGCCGTGCGCAGCGGTGAGCTGGACGTCATCGACACCATCACCCCCGACTCCGCCGAGCAGCTCAAGGGCCTGCCGGGGGTGCGCCTGGACCGCACCTCGGGCACCCGCGTCAACCAGCTGTTCTTCAACTTCCGCAAGCCACGCGGACATCCGCTGGCCGACGCCCGGGTGCGCGAGGCGCTCAGCTACGCCATCGACGGCGAGGCCCTGGTGCGCGATGTGCTCACCGACTCGGCCCAGCAGGCCGAGGGCGTCGTCCCGCTCGCCCTCAAGGGGGCCGTACGCACCGGGCGTTACGTCCACGACCCCGGCGAGGCCCGCAAGCGCCTCGCCGCGCTGGGCGCGAGCGATCTCAAGGTGAAGATCATCTGGGAGTCGGGCGAGTTCCCCGCGGACACCTCGGTGATGGAGGCCGTGCTGGAGATGTTGCGCGGGGTCGGCGTCCGCGCCGGCCTCCAGCAGTTCGAACCGGGCGGCGACATCCAGCAGTGGCGGCAGGGCCGCCGCGGCGACTGGGACGTCCTCGGCAACGGCTTCTCCGTCCCCACCGGCCACGCCTCCACCAGCCTCCAGGGCATGTACGGCGGCACTCCGGAGAAGGAGCGGAGCCGGGACACCTACCAGGGCTATGTCTTCCCCCGGATCGCCACCCGGCTGGCCGACGCCTCCGCCGAAACCGACGAGAAGACGCGGAACGAGCGACTCGCCGCCGTCCAGAGGCAGATCTGGGACACCCGCCCCTGCCTGTGGGCCTTCGTCCCCGATGTGGTGCTGGCCCGCCGCACCCGGGTGCGCGATGTGGGCCTGCTCCAGCTCAACTCCTACGACCTCGCCGCCGTGCGTCTGGAGGGCTGA
- a CDS encoding DeoR/GlpR family DNA-binding transcription regulator — MPVNGARARRDQIVHLATTTGLTSVEELSRAFGVTASTIRRDLAQLTADGRLARTYGGAMALVAHPEASLRQRTGEAFEAKRAIAHWAASTVRAGETVLLDAGSTVGALAHELRTAEGLTVATTGLTALQELADVETVQVECLGGTLRPLSQSFLGPLAEAALERMTFDRVFLGADGVTAEHGICEADLRQTRLKELMARRAEAVYVLAHSAKIGRRPFHTWVRLPPGWTLVTDGDADPAEIRALRAQGVEVTVVEGE, encoded by the coding sequence ATGCCGGTGAACGGAGCGCGAGCCCGGCGCGACCAGATCGTCCACCTGGCCACGACCACGGGTCTGACCAGTGTGGAGGAGCTGTCCCGCGCCTTCGGGGTCACCGCCTCCACCATCCGCCGCGACCTCGCCCAGCTCACCGCGGACGGCCGGCTGGCGCGGACGTACGGCGGGGCGATGGCCCTGGTGGCCCACCCGGAGGCGTCGCTGCGCCAGCGCACGGGCGAGGCGTTCGAGGCCAAGCGGGCCATCGCGCACTGGGCGGCGTCGACGGTGCGCGCCGGGGAGACGGTGCTGCTCGACGCCGGTTCGACCGTCGGCGCCCTCGCGCATGAACTGCGCACCGCCGAGGGGCTCACGGTGGCCACGACCGGGCTCACCGCACTACAGGAGCTCGCCGATGTGGAGACCGTGCAGGTGGAATGCCTCGGCGGTACGCTCCGCCCGCTGAGCCAGAGCTTCCTCGGCCCGCTCGCCGAGGCCGCCCTGGAGCGCATGACCTTCGACCGGGTCTTCCTGGGCGCCGACGGGGTGACGGCCGAACACGGCATCTGCGAGGCGGATCTGCGCCAGACCCGGCTGAAGGAGCTGATGGCCCGCCGGGCGGAGGCGGTGTACGTCCTGGCCCACTCGGCGAAGATCGGCCGCCGCCCCTTCCACACCTGGGTACGGCTGCCGCCCGGCTGGACACTGGTGACCGACGGCGACGCGGACCCGGCAGAGATCCGCGCACTACGCGCCCAGGGGGTCGAGGTCACGGTCGTCGAAGGCGAGTGA
- a CDS encoding four-carbon acid sugar kinase family protein, protein MTPSRRLLAIADDLSGAAEVAAAVRSRTTRSRVLLLGAPGAAGTAAALRPRHTGEATVLDLDSRYRPAAEAAEAVREALRMSWPDGDGRGGSGALDALDTLDTFVLKKIDSQLRGNVAAEIAALAEGGAGVVLAPALPIAGRVVRSGVVHIGGVPLHEGDAWRAEAVPPPASVAQALGGLPSALIPLTTVRSSRPTLLTALRAAATAGRVAICDAETDADLDAIVGASLADGPGMRLVGSGGLALAVGRHLATAFSVTGVPAAPGATGPVAKDTGSPAATGPAAPGATGSLATAVGGPAVSDTLGRGAPDATGASALATPAAAASTDGPAAPSAHAAGDPDAATPSTNTGRPVLVVVGTAEPAAVEQVRRLIEDGASHQRLPLAGLLADGPPVRLPALTAAVTVVSLGASPGSPGRTPPYEAVPLPSPRPAPPSVGEAEPGSGRRLVHGLARAVRAAVAAHHGAVDLVLTGGETARRVLDALAVTELDPVGQVHHGAVHLRTPDGRSVVTRPGSFGDPDSLRHIVQALRPHSTERKVTS, encoded by the coding sequence ATGACACCCAGCCGGAGACTGCTGGCCATCGCGGATGACCTGTCGGGCGCCGCGGAGGTGGCGGCCGCGGTGCGCTCGCGCACAACACGCAGCCGGGTGCTGCTCCTCGGGGCGCCGGGCGCCGCCGGTACGGCAGCGGCCCTTCGCCCCCGCCATACCGGCGAGGCGACCGTCCTGGACCTGGACTCCCGGTACCGCCCGGCGGCGGAGGCGGCGGAGGCGGTCCGCGAGGCGCTGCGGATGTCCTGGCCGGACGGGGACGGCCGGGGCGGCTCGGGTGCGCTGGACGCCTTGGACACCTTGGACACCTTCGTCCTGAAGAAGATCGACTCGCAGCTGCGGGGCAATGTCGCCGCCGAGATCGCCGCCCTGGCGGAGGGCGGTGCGGGGGTGGTGCTCGCCCCCGCGCTGCCGATCGCCGGGCGCGTGGTGCGCTCGGGGGTGGTCCACATCGGCGGAGTGCCGCTCCACGAGGGCGACGCATGGCGCGCCGAGGCCGTCCCGCCGCCCGCCTCGGTGGCCCAGGCGCTGGGCGGCCTGCCCAGCGCCCTGATCCCGCTCACGACCGTACGGTCCTCCCGCCCCACCCTGCTCACCGCCCTGCGCGCGGCCGCGACGGCGGGACGGGTGGCCATCTGCGACGCGGAGACGGACGCGGATCTCGACGCGATCGTCGGGGCATCGCTCGCGGACGGCCCCGGGATGCGACTGGTCGGCTCGGGCGGCCTGGCCCTGGCCGTGGGCCGCCACCTGGCGACGGCCTTTTCGGTCACGGGGGTCCCGGCCGCTCCGGGCGCCACGGGCCCGGTCGCGAAGGACACTGGGAGCCCGGCCGCCACGGGCCCGGCCGCCCCTGGCGCCACGGGCTCGCTTGCCACCGCCGTCGGGGGCCCGGCCGTCTCGGACACCTTGGGCCGGGGCGCCCCCGACGCCACCGGGGCTTCGGCTCTCGCCACACCGGCGGCAGCCGCGTCGACGGACGGACCAGCCGCGCCCTCGGCGCACGCTGCGGGCGACCCCGACGCGGCCACGCCCTCGACGAACACCGGGCGGCCCGTGCTGGTCGTCGTGGGTACGGCCGAGCCGGCCGCCGTTGAACAGGTCCGGCGGCTGATCGAGGACGGGGCAAGCCATCAACGGCTTCCGCTTGCGGGGCTGTTGGCCGACGGGCCCCCGGTGCGGCTGCCCGCGCTGACCGCCGCCGTCACCGTCGTCTCCCTCGGCGCCTCGCCCGGGTCCCCGGGCCGGACACCTCCGTACGAGGCGGTGCCACTCCCCTCCCCCCGACCGGCGCCACCCTCCGTCGGCGAAGCCGAGCCCGGGTCCGGGCGGCGGCTGGTGCACGGGCTCGCCCGCGCCGTCCGTGCGGCCGTCGCCGCGCACCACGGGGCCGTCGACCTCGTCCTGACCGGTGGCGAGACGGCGCGCCGGGTGCTGGACGCCCTGGCGGTGACCGAGCTCGACCCGGTCGGCCAGGTGCACCACGGCGCCGTCCATCTCCGCACCCCCGACGGGCGGTCCGTCGTGACCCGACCGGGCAGCTTCGGCGATCCCGACTCCCTGCGCCACATCGTCCAGGCGCTGCGCCCCCACTCGACCGAACGGAAGGTCACCTCATGA